The following coding sequences are from one Gossypium hirsutum isolate 1008001.06 chromosome A12, Gossypium_hirsutum_v2.1, whole genome shotgun sequence window:
- the LOC107928697 gene encoding actin-related protein 3, with the protein MDPTSRPAVVIDNGTGYTKMGFAGNVEPCFIQQTVVAVNESLLNQSRASSKSNWLAQYSAGVMADLDFFIGDEALTRSRSSNNYNITHPIKHGQVDNWDAMERYWQQCIFNYLRCDPEDHYFLLTESPLTAPENREYMGEIMFETFNVPGLYIAVNSVLALAAGYTTSKCEMTGVVVDVGDGATHIVPVADGYVIGSSIKSIPIAGKDVTLFIQQLMRERGEKVPPEDSFEVARKVKERYCYTCSDIVKEFNKHDKEPSKYIKQWRGIRPKTGTPYSCDIGYERFLGPEVLFNPEIHNSNFTTPLPAVIDKCIQSAPIDTRRALYKNIVLSGGSTMFKDFHRRLQRDLKKIVDARVLASDARYGGEVKAQPVEVNVVSHPIQGFAVWFGGSVLASTPEFYAASHTKAEYEEHGASICRTNPVFKGMY; encoded by the exons ATGGATCCCACTTCTCGCCCCGCTGTCGTCATCGACAACGGCACTGG ATATACTAAGATGGGATTTGCGGGTAATGTAGAGCCGTGTTTTATTCAACAAACAGTAGTAGCAGTTAACGAATCTCTTCTAAATCAATCTAGAGCTTCTTCCAAATCTAATTGGTTAGCTCAGTATTCAGCTGGGGTAATGGCAGATCTTGATTTCTTCATTGGAGATGAAGCACTCACGCGATCACGATCAAGTAATAACTATAACATTACCCATCCCATTAAGCATGGTCAAGTGGATAATTGGGATGCTATGGAACGATATTGGCAacaatgtatttttaattatttacggTGTGATCCCGAGGATCATTACTTCTTGCTGACTGAGAGTCCACTTACTGCTCCTGAGAATCGAGAATATATGGGTGAAATCATGTTTGAGACGTTTAATGTTCCAGGGCTTTATATTGCTGTGAATTCTGTCCTTGCTTTAGCTGCTGGGTACACGACATCTAAG TGTGAGATGACAGGGGTGGTAGTGGATGTTGGAGATGGGGCTACGCATATTGTTCCTGTTGCAGATGGTTATGTTATTGGGAGCAGCATTAAATCAATACCAATAGCAGGAAAAGATGTTACTCTCTTTATACAACAACTGATGCgg GAAAGGGGAGAGAAAGTTCCACCCGAGGACTCATTTGAAGTAGCTCGGAAAGTGAAGGAGAGATATTGCTATACTTGTTCTGATATTGTCAAG GAGTTCAACAAGCATGATAAAGAACCTTCAAAGTACATCAAACAATGGAGAGGTATTAGACCGAAAACAGGGACACCATACTCCTGTGATATTGGTTATGAACGATTTTTGGGCCCAGAG GTTTTGTTTAATCCCGAGATCCATAACAGTAATTTTACAACTCCTTTGCCGGCTGTAATAGATAAGTGCATTCAGTCAGCTCCAATTGACACAAGAAGGGCTTTGTATAAG AATATAGTGTTATCTGGTGGATCAACCATGTTCAAAGACTTCCACAGAAGGTTGCAGCGGGATCTGAAAAAGATTGTAGATGCCCGAGTTCTTGCTTCTGATGCTCGGTATGGTGGGGAAGTAAAA GCACAACCTGTGGAAGTTAATGTAGTCAGTCATCCTATCCAAGGATTTGCAGTGTGGTTTGGAGGTTCTGTACTTGCATCAACACCTGAATTTTATGCG GCATCTCATACAAAAGCAGAATATGAGGAACACGGAGCAAGCATTTGCCGCACAAATCCTGTGTTTAAGGGGATGTATTGA
- the LOC107928651 gene encoding T-complex protein 1 subunit epsilon isoform X4 → MALAFDEYGRPFIILKEQEQKTRLRGIKAQKANISAEKVIARVLRTSLGPKGMDKMLQSPDGNVTITNDGATILEHMDVDNQITKLMVELSRSQDYEIGDGTTGVVVMAGALLEQAERLLERGIHPIRNAEGYEMASRIAVEHLEHIAQKFDFGPINIELLVQTCMTTLSSKIVNRCKRPLAEISVKAVLSVADLERKDVNLDLIKVEGKVGGKLEDTELVYGITVDKDMSHPQMPKKIEDAKIAILTCPFEPPKPKTKHKDVGATLVICQWGFDDEANHLLMPRNLPAVRWVGGVELELIAIATGGRIVPRFQELTPEKLGRGTR, encoded by the exons ATGGCGTTGGCATTCGACGAGTATGGGAGGCCGTTCATTATACTAAAGGAACAAGAGCAGAAAACCAGGCTGAGAGGGATCAAAGCTCAAAAAGCCAACATTTCCGCCGAAAAAGTTATCGCCCGGGTTCTCCGCACCTCCCTCGGACCTAAAGGCATGGATAAGATGCTCCAAAGTCCCGACGGCAATGTCACCATCA CAAATGATGGGGCAACGATATTGGAGCATATGGATGTTGACAATCAAATTACTAAGTTGATGGTTGAACTATCCCGAAGTCAAGATTATGAAATAGGTGATGGAACGACTGGTGTTGTTGTCATGGCTGGAGCACTTCTTGAGCAGGCAGAGCGGCTATTAGAACGTGGGATACATCCCATTCGGAATGCTGAGGGTTATGAAATGGCTTCTAGAATAGCTGTTGAGCATTTGGAGCATATAGCTCAGAAGTTTGATTTTGGACCAATAAATATAGAACTTCTGGTTCAAACTTGTATGACCACTCTATCCTCCAAAAT TGTGAACCGATGCAAGCGCCCTTTGGCTGAGATTTCTGTTAAAGCAGTTCTCTCTGTTGCTGATCTAGAGAGGAAGGATGTCAATCTAGATCTGATTAAGGTAGAGGGGAAAGTTGGGGGGAAATTGGAAGATACTGAGCTTGTATATGGAATCACTGTCGACAAGGACATGAGTCATCCACAGATGCCGAAGAAAATTGAAGATGCAAAAATTGCCATACTAACTTGCCCATTTGAGCCACCTAAGCCGAAGACTAAACATAAG GATGTTGGTGCCACCTTGGTTATTTGTCAATGGGGGTTTGATGACGAGGCTAATCATTTATTAATGCCCCGTAACTTGCCTGCTGTCAGATGGGTTGGTGGTGTGGAGTTGGAGCTCATAGCAATAGCTACAG GTGGAAGGATTGTGCCAAGGTTCCAAGAGTTGACCCCAGAAAAGCTGGGAAGG GGAACAAGATGA
- the LOC107928651 gene encoding T-complex protein 1 subunit epsilon isoform X2, with protein MALAFDEYGRPFIILKEQEQKTRLRGIKAQKANISAEKVIARVLRTSLGPKGMDKMLQSPDGNVTITNDGATILEHMDVDNQITKLMVELSRSQDYEIGDGTTGVVVMAGALLEQAERLLERGIHPIRNAEGYEMASRIAVEHLEHIAQKFDFGPINIELLVQTCMTTLSSKIVNRCKRPLAEISVKAVLSVADLERKDVNLDLIKVEGKVGGKLEDTELVYGITVDKDMSHPQMPKKIEDAKIAILTCPFEPPKPKTKHKDVGATLVICQWGFDDEANHLLMPRNLPAVRWVGGVELELIAIATGGRIVPRFQELTPEKLGRAGLVREKSFGTTKDKMLYIEHCANSRAVTIFIRGGNKMMIEETKRSIHDALCGQESHSQQFYCLWWWISRDFLLNCCRGRCR; from the exons ATGGCGTTGGCATTCGACGAGTATGGGAGGCCGTTCATTATACTAAAGGAACAAGAGCAGAAAACCAGGCTGAGAGGGATCAAAGCTCAAAAAGCCAACATTTCCGCCGAAAAAGTTATCGCCCGGGTTCTCCGCACCTCCCTCGGACCTAAAGGCATGGATAAGATGCTCCAAAGTCCCGACGGCAATGTCACCATCA CAAATGATGGGGCAACGATATTGGAGCATATGGATGTTGACAATCAAATTACTAAGTTGATGGTTGAACTATCCCGAAGTCAAGATTATGAAATAGGTGATGGAACGACTGGTGTTGTTGTCATGGCTGGAGCACTTCTTGAGCAGGCAGAGCGGCTATTAGAACGTGGGATACATCCCATTCGGAATGCTGAGGGTTATGAAATGGCTTCTAGAATAGCTGTTGAGCATTTGGAGCATATAGCTCAGAAGTTTGATTTTGGACCAATAAATATAGAACTTCTGGTTCAAACTTGTATGACCACTCTATCCTCCAAAAT TGTGAACCGATGCAAGCGCCCTTTGGCTGAGATTTCTGTTAAAGCAGTTCTCTCTGTTGCTGATCTAGAGAGGAAGGATGTCAATCTAGATCTGATTAAGGTAGAGGGGAAAGTTGGGGGGAAATTGGAAGATACTGAGCTTGTATATGGAATCACTGTCGACAAGGACATGAGTCATCCACAGATGCCGAAGAAAATTGAAGATGCAAAAATTGCCATACTAACTTGCCCATTTGAGCCACCTAAGCCGAAGACTAAACATAAG GATGTTGGTGCCACCTTGGTTATTTGTCAATGGGGGTTTGATGACGAGGCTAATCATTTATTAATGCCCCGTAACTTGCCTGCTGTCAGATGGGTTGGTGGTGTGGAGTTGGAGCTCATAGCAATAGCTACAG GTGGAAGGATTGTGCCAAGGTTCCAAGAGTTGACCCCAGAAAAGCTGGGAAGG GCTGGTTTGGTCAGAGAGAAGTCTTTTGGCACCACAAAAGATAAAATGTTGTACATTGAACACTGTGCAAATTCAAGGGCTGTAACTATATTTATTCGCGGAG GGAACAAGATGATGATAGAGGAGACAAAGCGGAGTATTCATGATGCACTGTGTGGCCAGGAATCTCATTCGCAACAATTCTATTGTCTATGGTGGTGGATCAGCCGAGATTTCTTGCTCAATTGCTGTAGAGGCCGCTGCAGATAA
- the LOC107928651 gene encoding T-complex protein 1 subunit epsilon isoform X1: MALAFDEYGRPFIILKEQEQKTRLRGIKAQKANISAEKVIARVLRTSLGPKGMDKMLQSPDGNVTITNDGATILEHMDVDNQITKLMVELSRSQDYEIGDGTTGVVVMAGALLEQAERLLERGIHPIRNAEGYEMASRIAVEHLEHIAQKFDFGPINIELLVQTCMTTLSSKIVNRCKRPLAEISVKAVLSVADLERKDVNLDLIKVEGKVGGKLEDTELVYGITVDKDMSHPQMPKKIEDAKIAILTCPFEPPKPKTKHKVDIDTVEKFQTLRQQEQKYFDDMVQKCNDVGATLVICQWGFDDEANHLLMPRNLPAVRWVGGVELELIAIATGGRIVPRFQELTPEKLGRAGLVREKSFGTTKDKMLYIEHCANSRAVTIFIRGGNKMMIEETKRSIHDALCGQESHSQQFYCLWWWISRDFLLNCCRGRCR, from the exons ATGGCGTTGGCATTCGACGAGTATGGGAGGCCGTTCATTATACTAAAGGAACAAGAGCAGAAAACCAGGCTGAGAGGGATCAAAGCTCAAAAAGCCAACATTTCCGCCGAAAAAGTTATCGCCCGGGTTCTCCGCACCTCCCTCGGACCTAAAGGCATGGATAAGATGCTCCAAAGTCCCGACGGCAATGTCACCATCA CAAATGATGGGGCAACGATATTGGAGCATATGGATGTTGACAATCAAATTACTAAGTTGATGGTTGAACTATCCCGAAGTCAAGATTATGAAATAGGTGATGGAACGACTGGTGTTGTTGTCATGGCTGGAGCACTTCTTGAGCAGGCAGAGCGGCTATTAGAACGTGGGATACATCCCATTCGGAATGCTGAGGGTTATGAAATGGCTTCTAGAATAGCTGTTGAGCATTTGGAGCATATAGCTCAGAAGTTTGATTTTGGACCAATAAATATAGAACTTCTGGTTCAAACTTGTATGACCACTCTATCCTCCAAAAT TGTGAACCGATGCAAGCGCCCTTTGGCTGAGATTTCTGTTAAAGCAGTTCTCTCTGTTGCTGATCTAGAGAGGAAGGATGTCAATCTAGATCTGATTAAGGTAGAGGGGAAAGTTGGGGGGAAATTGGAAGATACTGAGCTTGTATATGGAATCACTGTCGACAAGGACATGAGTCATCCACAGATGCCGAAGAAAATTGAAGATGCAAAAATTGCCATACTAACTTGCCCATTTGAGCCACCTAAGCCGAAGACTAAACATAAGGTAGACATTGATACAGTGGAAAAGTTTCAGACTTTGCGTCAGCAAGAGCAAAAGTATTTTGACGACATGGTTCAGAAGTGCAAT GATGTTGGTGCCACCTTGGTTATTTGTCAATGGGGGTTTGATGACGAGGCTAATCATTTATTAATGCCCCGTAACTTGCCTGCTGTCAGATGGGTTGGTGGTGTGGAGTTGGAGCTCATAGCAATAGCTACAG GTGGAAGGATTGTGCCAAGGTTCCAAGAGTTGACCCCAGAAAAGCTGGGAAGG GCTGGTTTGGTCAGAGAGAAGTCTTTTGGCACCACAAAAGATAAAATGTTGTACATTGAACACTGTGCAAATTCAAGGGCTGTAACTATATTTATTCGCGGAG GGAACAAGATGATGATAGAGGAGACAAAGCGGAGTATTCATGATGCACTGTGTGGCCAGGAATCTCATTCGCAACAATTCTATTGTCTATGGTGGTGGATCAGCCGAGATTTCTTGCTCAATTGCTGTAGAGGCCGCTGCAGATAA
- the LOC107928651 gene encoding T-complex protein 1 subunit epsilon isoform X3 has protein sequence MALAFDEYGRPFIILKEQEQKTRLRGIKAQKANISAEKVIARVLRTSLGPKGMDKMLQSPDGNVTITNDGATILEHMDVDNQITKLMVELSRSQDYEIGDGTTGVVVMAGALLEQAERLLERGIHPIRNAEGYEMASRIAVEHLEHIAQKFDFGPINIELLVQTCMTTLSSKIVNRCKRPLAEISVKAVLSVADLERKDVNLDLIKVEGKVGGKLEDTELVYGITVDKDMSHPQMPKKIEDAKIAILTCPFEPPKPKTKHKVDIDTVEKFQTLRQQEQKYFDDMVQKCNDVGATLVICQWGFDDEANHLLMPRNLPAVRWVGGVELELIAIATGGRIVPRFQELTPEKLGRGTR, from the exons ATGGCGTTGGCATTCGACGAGTATGGGAGGCCGTTCATTATACTAAAGGAACAAGAGCAGAAAACCAGGCTGAGAGGGATCAAAGCTCAAAAAGCCAACATTTCCGCCGAAAAAGTTATCGCCCGGGTTCTCCGCACCTCCCTCGGACCTAAAGGCATGGATAAGATGCTCCAAAGTCCCGACGGCAATGTCACCATCA CAAATGATGGGGCAACGATATTGGAGCATATGGATGTTGACAATCAAATTACTAAGTTGATGGTTGAACTATCCCGAAGTCAAGATTATGAAATAGGTGATGGAACGACTGGTGTTGTTGTCATGGCTGGAGCACTTCTTGAGCAGGCAGAGCGGCTATTAGAACGTGGGATACATCCCATTCGGAATGCTGAGGGTTATGAAATGGCTTCTAGAATAGCTGTTGAGCATTTGGAGCATATAGCTCAGAAGTTTGATTTTGGACCAATAAATATAGAACTTCTGGTTCAAACTTGTATGACCACTCTATCCTCCAAAAT TGTGAACCGATGCAAGCGCCCTTTGGCTGAGATTTCTGTTAAAGCAGTTCTCTCTGTTGCTGATCTAGAGAGGAAGGATGTCAATCTAGATCTGATTAAGGTAGAGGGGAAAGTTGGGGGGAAATTGGAAGATACTGAGCTTGTATATGGAATCACTGTCGACAAGGACATGAGTCATCCACAGATGCCGAAGAAAATTGAAGATGCAAAAATTGCCATACTAACTTGCCCATTTGAGCCACCTAAGCCGAAGACTAAACATAAGGTAGACATTGATACAGTGGAAAAGTTTCAGACTTTGCGTCAGCAAGAGCAAAAGTATTTTGACGACATGGTTCAGAAGTGCAAT GATGTTGGTGCCACCTTGGTTATTTGTCAATGGGGGTTTGATGACGAGGCTAATCATTTATTAATGCCCCGTAACTTGCCTGCTGTCAGATGGGTTGGTGGTGTGGAGTTGGAGCTCATAGCAATAGCTACAG GTGGAAGGATTGTGCCAAGGTTCCAAGAGTTGACCCCAGAAAAGCTGGGAAGG GGAACAAGATGA